Below is a genomic region from Kribbella qitaiheensis.
CGGTCACCACATCCCCATCAAGAAACGAGTCGGCATAAGCCCCCCGATAATGCCGCCGCCAACTATCCGCATGCAGCAATGCGACCTGGTGTGCGTCCTCAACACCAGCAGCCCGAAACCTCATCCACTCCTCCGAACCAATCAGTCCTCAAGCCCCGCCCCCCCAACCTAGCGACCACCGCCCGCCCCGAACCCCCTTATTCGCGGACCGAGACACCGCCATCTGAGCGCACGGTCGCCAGCTCTGCGGGGGATGAAGCCAAGCCGACTGGCTGGCTTCGCCAACTCCAGCCCCCAAGTACGGCGGCTTTGTGCACCGGCTGAGCGTTCCGCCGCCGAAAAATGCTCACCGGATGCACAGAGGCCGGCAACCGACGCCGGCGTACCGCGCCTTTGGGCACGACCTGAGCAACGCGACCGGCCGAGAACACTCAGCCGATGCACAAAGACGTCCACACCGCAGGCAACGGGGCTTCCCAGACGCGGCTGGGCCTCGGTGCTAGCCGACCTGCTCAAGCATGCTCGCCGACTTGACCAACCCATAGGGCCCCCCCCCGACACACCAGTCCACGAACGGCGACGCAGGAGCTGCGTGGGCGTAGTACTAGGCGGGCTCGGCTTCTCGGATTCGTTGGGAGATGACCGCGGAGACGCCGTCGCCTCGCATGGTGACGCCGTAGAGGGCGTCGGCTACCTCCATGGTGCGCTTCTGGTGGGTGATGACCAGGAGCTGGCTGTTCTCGCGGAGTTCTTCGTAGATCTCCAGCAGTCGGCCGAGGTTGGTGTCGTCCAGCGCGGCTTCGACCTCGTCGAGGATGTAGAACGGCGACGGGCGGGCCTTGAACAGCGCGACCAGGAACGCCACCGCTACCAGCGAGCGCTCACCACCGGACAGCAGCGACAGCCGCTTGACCTTCTTGCCCGGCGGGCGGGCCTCGACGTCGATGCCGGTGCTGAGCATGTCGCTCGGGTCGGTCAGGACCAGGCGGCCCTCACCACCGGGGAACAGCCGGCTGAAGACGTGTTCGAAGGCGACCTCGACATCGCGGTACGCCTCGGTGAAGACCTGTTCGACCCGGTCGTCGACCTCTTTGACGATGTCCATCAGGTCGCGCCGGGACTTCTTCAGGTCCTCGAGCTGCTCGGACAGGAAGCGGTGCCGCTCCTCCATCGCGTCGAACTCCTCCAGCGCGAGCGGGTTGATCCGCCCCAGCTGACCGAGCGCGCGTTCGGCCGTCTTCAGCCGTTTGGCGACCTTGACCCGGTCGAACGGCTCGCCCTCGACCTCGAGCTCCGGCTGTGCGGCGTCGGCGTCGGTCGCGGGCAGCGGCGGGACCAGCTGGTCCGGTCCGTACTCCGCGATCAGCGTCTCCACCTCGGTCCCGAGCTCGCCGAGCGCCTTCTCGTACAGCGCTTCGAGCCGCATCTTCTGCTCGGCGCGAGCCAGTGCGTCCCGGTGCACGGTGTTGGTCAGCTGCTCCAGCTCGCTGCTCAGGTTCCGTGTCGCCGATCGGGCCTGCGCCAGGTTCTGCTCACGGTCCGCCCGCTCAGCCTGGATGGCCGACCGCTCGGTGGCGGCCAGCTGCAACGAGTTCTCCAGCCGCGCCAGCACGTGTCCAGCCGCCAGATGCACGGCCTGCGCCGCCTCGGACTGACGTGCACGCCGGGAAGCCCGAGCGATCGCACGAGCCCGCGCCTCCCGCTCCTGCCGGGCCGCGCGCTCCAGCGAGTCGGCCCGCCCGGACAACGCCCGGGCCCGCTCCTCGGTGGTCCGCAGCGCCAGCCGCGCCTCCATCTCGGCGGCCCGGCCGTTCTTGGCCGCCTCGGCCAGCCGGTCGCGCTCGTCCGCGTCGGGCTCGTCGCCGTCGTCGTCGCCGTAGGTCTCGGCGTCGTTCAGCCGCTGTTCGAGATCGGCCAGGCCGGAGAGGTTCTTGTCGCGCTCCTCCGCCGCGGCCGCGATCGCCTCGGCCATCCGGGAAGCCTCGCCACGGGACGCCTTCGCCAGCGACCCGAACTGCGCCAACTGCTCAGCCACCGCGGCCATTGCCGCGTCCGACTCGTGCAACCGGGCCAGAGTGATCTCAACAGACTGCTTCTGCTGCTCCCGCTCGCGCTCCAGCGCCGCCAGCTCGAACCGCAGCCGCTCGCTCCGCGCGGTGGCCTCGATCAGCTTCTCGGCGGCCTCGTCGACCGCGGACTGCACCTCGATCAGGCTCGGTGCGGCGTCCGATCCGCCGTACGCGAAGTGCGCACCCAGTACGTCGCCGACGCGGGTGGTCGCGGTGATGTCGGGCAGGTGCTGGATCAGCGACCTGGCCGCAGGAATGTCCTCGACGACGGCGACCTTGCGGAGCAGCCGGCGCAACGCCGGGCGCAGGGTCTCCGGGCACTCGACAACCTCGACCGCGTACTTCGCGCCGTACGGCAGCTGCGGCCAGGACGCGTAGTCCTCGGCCGGCGCATCGCCGAGCAGCATCCCGGCGCGGCCGAGATCGTGCTCCTTCAGATGCCCGACGGCCTCGACAGCCGCGGAGGTATGTGTCACCGCGACAGCGTCGGCGGCTTCGCCCAGCGCGGCGGCGATAGCGGTCTCGTATCCGGGCCGCACGCTCAGCAAGGCGGCGACCGAGCCCATCAGGCCGGTCACCTGCTCCGAGGCGGCCAGAAGTGCACCGGCCCCGTCCTTGCGGTTCAGCCCGATCTCCAGGGCCTCCTTGCGGGCGGCCAGGCCGGTCCGCTCCCGCTCGGCGTCGCGTTCCTCGGCGCGGAGCTTGGTGAGCCGCTCTTCCAGCTCGTCCAGCACGCTCTGCGCGGCCTCGAACTGGTCGTCCAGACCCTTCTCACCGGCATCGAGGCCGGCGACCTGCGTCTCCAGCGCGGTGAAGTCGTGCTGCGCCTTCGCGGCCCGCTGCTCAGCTTCGCGCTGGTTCGCGGCGAGACGGCCGATCTCGGACTCGGCTGCGGACGCACGGCTCTTCAGCGCGTTCACCTGCCCGGTCAGCCGGGCAAGTCCTTCGCGACGATCCGCGGCGGGCCCGGATCAGCGCCGCGATCCGGCGCTCCTCCTCGGCGTGCTGCGCTTCCAGCTGTTGGCGGCGCTCGACGGCCTCGGCCAGCAGCTCGGAGTGGGCCTCGACCTCGGCCTCGATCTGCGCCTCGGTCTCACGGACCCGGGCAGCCTCCAGCTCGAGCTCGTCGGGATCGCGCCCCGCGCGGGGCTCGTCGGCCTCGTCGTTGAGCGAGCGGATCCGGTCCGCGGCGATCCGCGCGGTGCCCTTGATCTTCTCGCCGAAGCCGGACAGCTGGTACCAGGTGTCCTGCGCGGCCTGCAGCGCCGGAGCATCCGTGCGCAGCGCGTCTTCCAGCGTCGCCTCGAGATCGCGGGCCTCGCGCAGCGCTGCCTCGATCTGGGCACGCTTCTCGGTCAGCGCCGCTTCGTCCTTGAGCTCGGCCTCCAGCGCGGACTGCGCCTGGACGATGTCGTCGGCGAGCAGCCGCGACCGCCCGTCCCGGACCTCCGCCTGGATCGTCACGGCCCGGCGCGCCACCTCCGCTTGGCGCCCGAGCGGCTTCAACTGCCGGCGGATCTCGGCGATCAGGTCGCCGAGCCGGTGCACGTTGCCCTCGGTCGACTCCAGCTTCCGCAGCGCCTTCTCCTTGCGCTTGCGGTGCTTCAGTACGCCGGCGGCCTCCTCGACGAAGCCGCGGCGCCCTTCGGGCGTGGCACGCAGGATCGAGTCGAGCTGGCCCTGGCCGACGATGACATGCATCTCCCGGCCGATTCCGGAGTCACTGAGCAGTTCCTGTACGTCGAGGAGCCGGCAGTTCTGGCCGTTGATCTGGTAGTCGGAGCCACCGTTGCGGAACATCGTCCGCGAAATCGTGACCTCGGCATAGTCGATCGGGAGCGCGCCGTCGGTGTTGTCGATGGTCAGCACGACCTCGGCGCGGCCCAGCGGGGCGCGACCCGACGTACCGGCGAAGATGACGTCTTCCATCTTGCCGCCACGCAGCGACTTGACGCCCTGCTCGCCCATCACCCAGGCGAGACCGTCGACGACATTGGACTTACCGGAACCGTTGGGACCGACGATGCAGGTGATCCCCGGCTCGAAGTTCATCGTCGTGGCCGACGCGAATGACTTGAATCCTCGGAGCGTCATGCTCTTGAGGTACAAAGCGAGGCTCCCAACCCGTGAGTGGACAGACGGTACCGACAGGAACCGTCGTAACTGCTGGTGATGCTGCCGCTACCCGGGGGAAGAGTTCCAATTCGTCATTCTACCGACAGCACAGCTGCCGTTCGGGCATCAGACATGCTCCGCTGCCCGAAAAGACGCGGCGGTGGCCCGGACGGGGGCCGCCGCCGTGGGTGGTGCGGACGGTGATGTGGTGCGGCTTCGGCTGAACTCAGACCGAAGCGGGGGCGCGCAGAGCCTCGTCTACCGTGAGCAGTCGTTCCTCGTGAACGGCTGCGACCAGATGGTCGTTCTCTGCCTGCAAGCGCATCACGTGCGCTTCCAGATCGGCGACACGCCTATTGAGCAGACGAACCTGCTCGAGCATGCGCGGGTCAGTGCCTCCAAGGTGCCCTAAAAGAGCCTTGGCCATTGTGCTGTCCTCCGGAAGGGTTCTGGCAGTTGGCGCCCCTGGGCCCGGTGATGGCATGGAGCGCAGAAAAGTGTGCCGTCTTTTAGAGTGACACCGGCTAAGCCAAGGGTCAACCTGGGGTACGTCATTTAACGATATCTCGCTCACCACCGGGCGTGTCGCGGCACGGGCTGACACTTCGGGCAACGGAACGAGGAACGGTTCATGAACGGTTCGCGGCGGATCGGGCGGCCGTCGCGCGGGCACGGCGAACCTTCCTGCCCGTACACCGCCAGACCGCGCTCGAAGTAGCCGGATTCCCCGTTCACGTTGACATAAAGGGCATCGAAGCTGGTCCCGCCGACGTCCAGCGCGGCACCCATCACTTCCCGGGCATGCTGGAGTATTTCCCTTGCCTGCAAGGGTTTCAGCGTCTCGGTGGCCTTGGCGTAGTGCAGCTTGGCGCGCCACAAAGCCTCGTCGGCATAGATATTCCCGACTCCGCTGATCAGCGTCTGGTCCAGCAGTGCCCGCTTCAGCCCGGTCTTGCGGCGCCGGATCGAGGCGACGAAAAGGTCGTCGTCGAAGAGCGGATCGAACGGGTCGCGGGCGATGTGCGCGATCTCCGCGGGCAGTTCGGCGCCACCCTCGGAGTACGACAGACCACCGAACATCCGCTGGTCCACAAAACGGACCTCTCCGCCGTCGTCGGCGAACCGGAACCTGACCCGCAGATGCTTCTCGTCCTCGGCTCCGACGGGCTGGACCCGGAACTGGCCGCTCATGCCCAGATGGGTCAGCACCGCGTCACCGGATGCCAGCGGCAGCCACAGGTACTTGCCCCGGCGGGCGGGCGCGGCGAAGACCTGACCCTTCAGCCGGGCGACGAAATCGTCCGGCCCGAGCAGGTGCCGTCGGACCGGACGCGGATGCAGGACGTCGACAGCGTCGATCGTCCTGCCGGTGGTGAATTCCGCGAGCCCGCGGCGTACGACCTCTACCTCCGGGAGCTCAGGCACCGTTCAAGGCTGTTGCGAAGGGTCGATGCTGTCCGGATGCGCGGCGCGCAGGGCCTTCCAGGCGGTCTCGGCGGCCTGCTGCTCGGCTTCCTTCTTGCTCCGGCCGATCCCGTGCCCGTAGGTGTCGGCACCGATCCGGACCCGCGCCTCGAACGTCTTGGCGTGGTCCGGCCCGGACTCGGCGATCACGTACTCCGGCACGCCGACGCCGAGCTGGGCGACCAGCTCTTGCAAGCTCGTCTTCCAGTCCAGGCCGGCACCGAGCCGCGCCGACGACTCCATCAGCTCGTCGAACAGGGTGTGCACCACCCGGCCGGCGACCTCGAACCCGCGGTCCAGGTAGACGGCGCCGATCAGCGCCTCCACACAGTCCGCCAGGATCGACGACTTGTCGCGGCCGCCGGTGGCTTCCTCGCCCCGGCCGAGCCGAAGGTACTTGCCCAGCTTCAGGTCACGGGCTACGCCGGCCAGCGCACGCATGTTGACGACGGCCGCACGCAGCTTGGCCAGCCGGCCCTCGGAGAGGTCCGGATGGTTGCGGAACAGCGACTCCGTGACGATGACGCCGAGCACGGAGTCCCCGAGGAACTCCAGCCGCTCATTGGTCGGCAACCCACCGTTCTCGTACGCGAAAGAACGGTGGGTGAAGGCGTGCTCCAGTAAGGGGTCAGCCAGCGATACGCCGAGCCGCTGGTTCAGCTCGGCGTAGAGCCCCCCGCTGGGGATCGACTCAGTGTTGGCAGAGTTCACTGGGAGGGTTGCCGTTTAGCTCTCGACGACCTGGCGACGCTCGCCCTTGGCGCCGTACTGGCCGCAGGTCGGGCAGACGGTGTGCTGCAGGTGCTTGGCGCGGC
It encodes:
- the rnc gene encoding ribonuclease III, producing the protein MNSANTESIPSGGLYAELNQRLGVSLADPLLEHAFTHRSFAYENGGLPTNERLEFLGDSVLGVIVTESLFRNHPDLSEGRLAKLRAAVVNMRALAGVARDLKLGKYLRLGRGEEATGGRDKSSILADCVEALIGAVYLDRGFEVAGRVVHTLFDELMESSARLGAGLDWKTSLQELVAQLGVGVPEYVIAESGPDHAKTFEARVRIGADTYGHGIGRSKKEAEQQAAETAWKALRAAHPDSIDPSQQP
- a CDS encoding chromosome segregation SMC family protein; the encoded protein is MTLRGFKSFASATTMNFEPGITCIVGPNGSGKSNVVDGLAWVMGEQGVKSLRGGKMEDVIFAGTSGRAPLGRAEVVLTIDNTDGALPIDYAEVTISRTMFRNGGSDYQINGQNCRLLDVQELLSDSGIGREMHVIVGQGQLDSILRATPEGRRGFVEEAAGVLKHRKRKEKALRKLESTEGNVHRLGDLIAEIRRQLKPLGRQAEVARRAVTIQAEVRDGRSRLLADDIVQAQSALEAELKDEAALTEKRAQIEAALREARDLEATLEDALRTDAPALQAAQDTWYQLSGFGEKIKGTARIAADRIRSLNDEADEPRAGRDPDELELEAARVRETEAQIEAEVEAHSELLAEAVERRQQLEAQHAEEERRIAALIRARRGSSRRTCPADRAGERAEEPCVRSRVRDRPSRREPARS
- a CDS encoding AAA family ATPase produces the protein MNALKSRASAAESEIGRLAANQREAEQRAAKAQHDFTALETQVAGLDAGEKGLDDQFEAAQSVLDELEERLTKLRAEERDAERERTGLAARKEALEIGLNRKDGAGALLAASEQVTGLMGSVAALLSVRPGYETAIAAALGEAADAVAVTHTSAAVEAVGHLKEHDLGRAGMLLGDAPAEDYASWPQLPYGAKYAVEVVECPETLRPALRRLLRKVAVVEDIPAARSLIQHLPDITATTRVGDVLGAHFAYGGSDAAPSLIEVQSAVDEAAEKLIEATARSERLRFELAALEREREQQKQSVEITLARLHESDAAMAAVAEQLAQFGSLAKASRGEASRMAEAIAAAAEERDKNLSGLADLEQRLNDAETYGDDDGDEPDADERDRLAEAAKNGRAAEMEARLALRTTEERARALSGRADSLERAARQEREARARAIARASRRARQSEAAQAVHLAAGHVLARLENSLQLAATERSAIQAERADREQNLAQARSATRNLSSELEQLTNTVHRDALARAEQKMRLEALYEKALGELGTEVETLIAEYGPDQLVPPLPATDADAAQPELEVEGEPFDRVKVAKRLKTAERALGQLGRINPLALEEFDAMEERHRFLSEQLEDLKKSRRDLMDIVKEVDDRVEQVFTEAYRDVEVAFEHVFSRLFPGGEGRLVLTDPSDMLSTGIDVEARPPGKKVKRLSLLSGGERSLVAVAFLVALFKARPSPFYILDEVEAALDDTNLGRLLEIYEELRENSQLLVITHQKRTMEVADALYGVTMRGDGVSAVISQRIREAEPA
- the mutM gene encoding bifunctional DNA-formamidopyrimidine glycosylase/DNA-(apurinic or apyrimidinic site) lyase: MPELPEVEVVRRGLAEFTTGRTIDAVDVLHPRPVRRHLLGPDDFVARLKGQVFAAPARRGKYLWLPLASGDAVLTHLGMSGQFRVQPVGAEDEKHLRVRFRFADDGGEVRFVDQRMFGGLSYSEGGAELPAEIAHIARDPFDPLFDDDLFVASIRRRKTGLKRALLDQTLISGVGNIYADEALWRAKLHYAKATETLKPLQAREILQHAREVMGAALDVGGTSFDALYVNVNGESGYFERGLAVYGQEGSPCPRDGRPIRREPFMNRSSFRCPKCQPVPRHARW